The following proteins are encoded in a genomic region of uncultured Campylobacter sp.:
- the purC gene encoding phosphoribosylaminoimidazolesuccinocarboxamide synthase, with protein sequence MQATKKELIYEGKGKKMWSVNESDDLLISEFKDSLTAFNGVKKAEESGKGALNCKISTLIFDLLKKHGIATALVETISPTEQLVKKCKIFPLEIIARNIATGSLTKRLGIKEGTKLPFTLVEFCYKDDELGDPILNDEHCLLLGAVKSQSELDELKKIARKINEILIKFFDERNLKLVDFKIELGRDKDGNILLADEISPDSCRFWDKQTDKKLDKDVFRQDLGSVKVAYEEVLRRILG encoded by the coding sequence ATGCAAGCTACCAAAAAAGAGCTCATCTACGAAGGCAAGGGCAAGAAGATGTGGTCGGTTAACGAAAGTGACGACCTTTTGATCTCGGAATTTAAAGATTCGCTGACGGCGTTTAACGGCGTCAAAAAGGCCGAAGAGAGCGGCAAAGGCGCGCTGAATTGTAAAATTTCGACGCTGATTTTTGATCTGCTTAAAAAGCACGGCATCGCTACTGCGCTTGTTGAGACGATCAGTCCGACCGAGCAGCTCGTAAAAAAATGCAAGATTTTCCCTCTTGAGATCATCGCTCGTAATATCGCCACTGGCTCGCTTACAAAGCGTCTGGGCATCAAAGAGGGTACGAAGCTCCCGTTTACGCTGGTGGAGTTTTGCTACAAAGACGACGAGCTGGGCGATCCTATCCTAAACGACGAGCATTGCTTGCTGCTTGGCGCCGTAAAGAGCCAAAGCGAGCTTGATGAGCTCAAAAAGATCGCGCGCAAGATCAATGAAATCTTGATTAAATTTTTTGATGAGCGAAATTTAAAGCTCGTGGATTTCAAAATCGAGCTTGGCAGAGATAAGGACGGCAATATCCTGCTTGCAGATGAGATCAGCCCCGATAGCTGCCGCTTTTGGGACAAACAGACCGATAAAAAGCTCGATAAGGACGTATTCAGGCAGGATCTCGGTAGCGTAAAAGTGGCCTACGAAGAGGTCTTGCGTAGAATTCTAGGATAA
- the purS gene encoding phosphoribosylformylglycinamidine synthase subunit PurS, with amino-acid sequence MKVIVNVRLKQGVLDPQGKAVLHALASLGFSGVRDVRVAKQIVLELDGEDRDKIYAEVAKMCDEILANTVIEDYEIVI; translated from the coding sequence ATGAAGGTGATCGTAAACGTAAGGCTTAAGCAGGGCGTGCTCGATCCGCAGGGCAAGGCGGTTTTACACGCCCTCGCTTCGCTTGGATTTAGCGGCGTGCGAGATGTGCGCGTAGCTAAACAGATTGTCCTTGAGCTAGATGGCGAGGATAGGGATAAAATTTATGCCGAAGTTGCCAAGATGTGCGATGAAATTTTGGCAAACACCGTCATCGAAGACTACGAGATCGTGATATGA
- a CDS encoding calcium-binding protein codes for MTSKQADQILADIANGKDVRTSSGAKVTAENFEKFFLNDMVRKLGTKSEGETTVLYSSANKAAEIATKSPNIRIINKTEAYKFLTNINNDNIIFKRIWKNFYGYEPNLKNYTSREGILLGGIDSEYDKSGKLVKPKTEGAWDIVSRNFVQTAKGETVITLGDDAKTQRVFFRTELPELLKNKNITKINGMDKAEFASKLNSYATDKEKLNFIISDRKTVLEITGKSELYELNQKDFETARKNIKYNEILHTKTKDLISHQNKTVNGNAEHTTGNKKPTDASIAIGDNEKNIDKITREIVNNEKMSYSDKIKEITKVLKNEPPAKVIGTLNKIGTAGLVLSAGWVSYEAYKALEEGDAQRASDLIGEYSVSLGGGYLTAAAAMALMGGTVTVGSLLIGMAAMAVGSKLFSYLYENRDALLYFIDPFDENWKGRDQEWLEEFKNFWQDPNRWENAKDTLPYLVEQFNHTLRNAINSIGQFLGSIFNFLIYDPLALDLNGDGKIGISPAPNGGAYFDHNGDGVSHRSSWISKEDGILAYDRNGNGKIDDGSELFGNFTQIKDKDGNQRLAKDGYEALKEFDSNNDGLIDNKDDKFKDLKIWQDANSNGISDEGELKSLDELGIASLSLNHNEVNEDLGGGNTLSLKGSYIKKDGTAHSMGDLNFNVDTINSKFKDEAPLNSEDMARANIKGFGLLRDLRSAAALNKELAAALDSYSRLSTKEEQLKALPALIKAWSETAARSTGGNSNAAGYEVNLKGVKLPSNVNLGAGSNINVDADGNVINSGNPNARRLSLTPSQYRALLDSSKSIDENLLKEFESIKYKIKVIDAFTGSKTAELYYISNDDIKAIIKNTNETYEKILNYSYASLLAQTRLKGYADLISLDMISVPNDTAAGGASGSASGGANASAKPKYDFRLNFTKVIDKFKEINLSDPKKAFVDLAEFATLFQSKKEFAAGLSLLAEFAYGANKRGVLSEYIAAIGQETQNKLDIATITSNSSGTNANDIMVGSEGNDVINGQDGNDTIYGGEGNDKLYGQDGNDTLYGGEGSDILSGEDGNDTLYGGDGDDTLYGEGDSDILEGGAGNDRLEGGYGDDTYIFGRGNGADTIYDIYGNDTIKFKEGIKKENITFQRVANDLVLKYGENDTVRINNQFSGGAIEQIALASGEYITASKINKIIEDLNAYASNNGMSNISMDDMKNNPDIMQMFASGWGELILQPHALCTSNATPCFVNDYLQNAASVINWRHSIARLYFNYLSAYPFS; via the coding sequence ATGACGAGTAAACAAGCTGATCAAATTTTAGCAGATATTGCAAACGGTAAAGATGTGCGCACTAGTAGCGGCGCTAAGGTAACCGCTGAAAATTTTGAGAAATTTTTTCTAAACGATATGGTTAGAAAACTAGGTACTAAAAGTGAAGGCGAGACAACCGTGCTATATAGTAGCGCTAATAAAGCTGCAGAGATAGCAACAAAAAGTCCGAATATTAGAATTATAAATAAGACGGAAGCTTATAAATTTCTAACCAATATTAACAATGATAATATTATTTTCAAAAGAATTTGGAAAAATTTTTATGGATATGAACCTAATTTAAAAAACTACACATCAAGAGAAGGTATTTTATTAGGCGGTATAGATTCAGAATACGATAAAAGCGGTAAGCTTGTAAAGCCAAAAACAGAAGGCGCTTGGGATATCGTATCAAGAAATTTTGTGCAGACGGCCAAGGGGGAAACGGTTATAACTTTAGGCGACGACGCTAAAACGCAAAGGGTATTTTTTAGAACTGAACTCCCCGAACTTCTCAAGAATAAAAACATTACTAAAATCAACGGTATGGATAAGGCGGAATTTGCCTCTAAACTAAATTCTTATGCTACCGATAAAGAAAAACTAAATTTTATAATAAGCGATAGAAAGACAGTGTTAGAAATCACCGGTAAAAGCGAACTATACGAGCTAAATCAAAAAGACTTCGAAACCGCTAGAAAAAATATCAAATATAATGAGATCTTGCATACCAAAACAAAAGATTTGATCTCCCATCAAAATAAAACGGTGAACGGTAATGCCGAACATACGACAGGAAATAAAAAGCCTACAGATGCGTCGATAGCGATAGGCGACAACGAAAAGAACATTGATAAAATCACAAGAGAGATTGTTAATAATGAGAAAATGTCATATAGCGATAAGATCAAAGAGATTACTAAAGTTCTAAAAAATGAGCCACCAGCTAAAGTTATCGGCACATTAAATAAGATAGGAACTGCAGGCCTCGTATTAAGCGCAGGTTGGGTTTCGTACGAAGCATATAAAGCACTGGAAGAGGGGGATGCGCAGCGGGCTAGCGATCTAATAGGCGAATATTCGGTTTCTCTAGGTGGCGGCTATTTGACCGCAGCAGCAGCTATGGCTTTAATGGGCGGAACGGTAACGGTAGGAAGTTTGTTGATAGGTATGGCAGCTATGGCGGTCGGTAGCAAGTTGTTTTCGTATTTATATGAAAATAGAGACGCTCTTTTATATTTTATTGATCCATTTGACGAAAACTGGAAAGGTAGAGATCAGGAATGGCTGGAGGAATTTAAAAATTTTTGGCAAGATCCAAATAGGTGGGAAAATGCAAAAGATACATTACCATATTTAGTGGAACAATTTAACCATACATTACGAAATGCTATAAATTCCATAGGTCAATTCCTCGGTTCTATTTTTAACTTCTTAATCTACGACCCTCTCGCCCTTGATCTTAACGGAGACGGCAAGATCGGCATAAGTCCTGCACCTAACGGCGGAGCCTACTTCGATCATAACGGCGACGGAGTATCTCACAGATCTTCTTGGATCAGCAAAGAGGATGGAATTTTAGCCTACGATCGTAACGGCAACGGTAAGATAGACGACGGCAGCGAGCTATTTGGAAATTTCACGCAGATAAAAGATAAAGATGGCAATCAAAGACTAGCCAAGGACGGCTACGAAGCTTTAAAGGAATTCGATAGCAATAACGACGGGCTCATAGATAATAAAGACGATAAATTTAAAGATCTTAAAATTTGGCAGGATGCGAACTCTAACGGGATCTCAGACGAAGGCGAGCTAAAGAGCTTAGATGAGCTAGGCATCGCTAGCCTAAGCCTAAATCACAATGAGGTAAACGAAGATCTAGGAGGCGGAAATACCCTAAGCCTAAAGGGAAGCTATATTAAAAAAGACGGCACCGCTCATAGTATGGGCGATCTAAATTTCAACGTAGATACGATAAATTCTAAATTTAAAGACGAGGCGCCGTTAAACTCAGAAGATATGGCTAGGGCAAATATTAAAGGATTTGGATTACTAAGAGATCTAAGATCGGCCGCTGCATTAAATAAAGAGCTAGCTGCCGCACTAGATAGCTACTCTCGCTTAAGTACCAAAGAGGAGCAGCTCAAGGCTCTGCCTGCTCTTATAAAAGCCTGGAGCGAGACTGCGGCAAGAAGCACGGGCGGAAATTCTAATGCCGCGGGCTACGAAGTAAACCTAAAAGGGGTGAAGCTTCCAAGCAATGTAAATTTAGGCGCAGGATCAAACATCAATGTAGATGCAGACGGTAATGTGATAAACTCTGGTAATCCAAACGCCAGAAGACTAAGCCTCACTCCGTCTCAATACAGAGCGCTTCTAGATAGTTCTAAATCCATAGATGAAAACCTACTAAAGGAATTTGAGAGCATAAAATATAAGATCAAGGTAATCGATGCTTTCACCGGCTCAAAGACTGCAGAACTCTATTATATAAGCAACGACGATATAAAAGCCATCATCAAAAACACGAACGAAACTTATGAGAAAATTTTAAACTACTCCTATGCATCGCTACTGGCTCAAACGAGACTAAAAGGCTATGCCGATCTGATAAGTCTAGATATGATCTCCGTGCCTAACGATACGGCTGCGGGCGGTGCCTCGGGGTCTGCAAGCGGCGGTGCAAACGCATCTGCTAAGCCGAAGTATGATTTCAGACTAAATTTCACCAAAGTAATCGATAAATTTAAAGAGATAAACCTAAGCGACCCGAAGAAGGCTTTCGTGGATTTGGCAGAGTTTGCTACATTGTTTCAGAGCAAAAAGGAGTTCGCAGCAGGACTTAGCCTACTTGCAGAGTTCGCATACGGAGCGAATAAACGAGGGGTGCTAAGCGAGTATATAGCCGCCATAGGACAAGAGACGCAAAATAAGCTAGATATAGCAACGATAACCTCCAATTCCAGCGGCACTAATGCAAATGATATTATGGTAGGGTCTGAAGGTAACGACGTTATCAATGGACAAGACGGTAACGACACTATCTACGGCGGCGAAGGCAACGATAAACTTTACGGTCAAGATGGTAACGATACCCTCTACGGCGGCGAAGGTAGTGACATTCTATCCGGAGAGGACGGTAACGACACCCTCTACGGCGGAGACGGCGACGATACCCTTTATGGAGAAGGTGATAGCGATATCTTAGAAGGCGGAGCTGGTAATGATAGATTAGAGGGCGGATATGGTGATGATACCTACATATTCGGCAGAGGCAACGGAGCCGATACCATCTATGATATCTACGGAAACGATACGATTAAATTTAAAGAGGGGATCAAGAAAGAAAACATCACCTTCCAAAGGGTCGCCAACGATCTTGTATTAAAATACGGCGAGAACGATACCGTTCGTATAAATAATCAATTCAGCGGCGGTGCTATAGAGCAGATCGCGCTTGCTAGCGGAGAGTATATCACTGCTAGTAAGATAAATAAGATCATCGAAGATCTCAACGCTTACGCTTCGAATAACGGCATGAGCAATATCTCGATGGATGATATGAAAAATAATCCGGATATCATGCAGATGTTTGCGAGCGGCTGGGGGGAACTAATCCTCCAGCCTCACGCACTGTGTACTTCTAATGCTACGCCGTGCTTTGTTAATGACTATTTACAAAACGCCGCCAGTGTTATAAACTGGCGGCATAGCATTGCGAGACTTTACTTTAACTATCTCAGCGCCTATCCATTTAGCTAA
- a CDS encoding AAA family ATPase produces the protein MNETIEILTDKMRSLLESSVSLAIHSKNSEVGVLHMLWALVTDSGSVLNQIFNKFSIEKTAVELEIKSEISNLPTSSNVTKENVRISRELMNSLEVAKGLMTSSGDKFIAVDTWLIANLNADPLKKILSKFADLSEIKKELEALRGGKSIDSQTADETLEALSKFGVDLTAKAIAGELDPVIGRDEVISRMMQILIRKTKNNPILLGEPGVGKTAVVEGLAQLIAKKEVPLSLQNKRVIALDMSALIAGAKYRGEFEDRLKAVINEVVKAANVVLFIDEIHTIVGAGASEGSMDAANILKPALARGELHAIGATTLKEYRKYFEKDAALQRRFQPVTVAEPSVSEATAILRGIKERLEVHHNVTITDSALVAAARLSDRYISDRFLPDKAIDLIDEAAAELKMQIESEPNELAKAKRDILTLQVEKEALKMEDDGKNDERLAQIDKEIENLTEQKNALQAKFENEKSVFGGISEAKKAIDSLKNEASLARRNGDLSKAAEIEYGKIPAAQAKVKELEAKWDAMKENGVLLRNRVDEESVAEILSKWTGISVSKMLSSEKEKFLHIEEHLKESVVGQDEALHAIARAVKRNKAGLVNENRPIGSFLFLGPTGVGKTESAKSLARFLFDDERAMIRFDMSEYMEKHSVSRLLGAPPGYVGYDEGGQLTEAVRRKPYSVLLFDEIEKAHKDVFNILLGILDDGRATDNKGVTVDFKNTIIILTSNIGSAKIMELDAKNADKPREVALAEREEAVKSELKNYFKPEFINRLDDIVIFNALSEDDLIKIVGIMFKSLQKTLANRGISASLSENAKKLIASAGFDIEYGARPLRRALYDLVEDKIADMILSDEIKTGDRIEIGARDGEIEIKRVK, from the coding sequence ATGAACGAAACTATTGAAATTCTAACCGACAAAATGCGCTCTTTGCTCGAAAGCAGCGTTTCTTTAGCGATCCATTCCAAAAATAGCGAAGTGGGCGTATTGCATATGCTCTGGGCTTTGGTAACCGACAGCGGCTCGGTTCTAAATCAAATTTTTAATAAATTTAGCATCGAAAAGACTGCGGTCGAGCTTGAAATCAAAAGCGAAATTTCAAATTTGCCGACCAGCTCAAACGTCACGAAGGAAAACGTGCGTATCTCGCGCGAGCTGATGAACTCGCTAGAGGTCGCAAAGGGGCTGATGACGAGCTCGGGCGATAAATTTATCGCCGTAGATACCTGGCTGATCGCAAATTTAAACGCCGATCCGCTAAAGAAAATTCTGTCTAAATTTGCGGATCTTAGCGAGATCAAAAAAGAGCTTGAGGCGCTTCGCGGCGGTAAAAGTATCGATTCGCAAACCGCCGACGAGACGCTTGAGGCGCTTAGCAAATTCGGCGTCGATCTCACCGCTAAGGCAATCGCAGGCGAGCTCGATCCTGTCATCGGTCGCGACGAGGTGATCTCGCGAATGATGCAAATTTTAATTCGCAAGACGAAAAACAACCCTATCCTACTCGGCGAACCGGGCGTGGGAAAAACCGCAGTCGTCGAGGGTCTTGCGCAGCTGATCGCCAAAAAAGAGGTTCCGCTCAGCCTGCAAAACAAACGCGTCATCGCGCTTGATATGAGTGCGCTGATTGCGGGCGCGAAGTACCGCGGCGAATTTGAGGATAGGCTCAAAGCCGTCATAAACGAGGTCGTAAAAGCCGCAAACGTCGTGCTTTTCATCGATGAAATTCACACCATCGTAGGCGCAGGCGCAAGCGAAGGTTCGATGGATGCCGCAAACATCCTAAAGCCCGCCCTTGCGCGCGGCGAGCTGCACGCTATCGGCGCTACGACGCTGAAAGAGTACCGAAAGTATTTTGAAAAAGACGCCGCGCTTCAGCGCCGTTTCCAGCCCGTAACGGTCGCGGAGCCTAGCGTGAGCGAGGCTACGGCGATCCTGCGCGGCATAAAGGAGCGGCTGGAGGTGCATCACAACGTCACCATCACCGATAGCGCGCTTGTGGCGGCTGCAAGGCTAAGCGACCGCTACATCAGCGATAGATTTTTGCCGGATAAGGCGATCGATCTCATTGACGAAGCGGCGGCGGAGCTTAAAATGCAGATCGAAAGCGAGCCCAACGAGCTTGCCAAGGCTAAGCGCGACATCCTCACACTTCAGGTCGAAAAGGAAGCCCTTAAGATGGAGGATGACGGCAAAAACGACGAGCGGCTCGCGCAGATCGACAAAGAGATCGAAAATTTAACCGAGCAGAAAAACGCGCTTCAGGCTAAATTTGAAAACGAAAAGTCCGTATTCGGCGGCATAAGCGAGGCTAAAAAAGCAATCGATAGCCTCAAAAACGAAGCTAGCTTAGCAAGACGTAACGGCGATCTTAGCAAGGCCGCCGAGATCGAATACGGCAAGATCCCCGCCGCGCAGGCGAAGGTTAAGGAGCTTGAGGCGAAGTGGGACGCGATGAAAGAAAACGGCGTGCTTTTGCGAAACCGCGTGGACGAGGAGAGCGTGGCCGAAATTTTAAGCAAGTGGACGGGCATCTCGGTAAGCAAAATGCTCTCCTCCGAAAAGGAGAAATTCCTTCACATCGAGGAGCATCTAAAAGAGAGCGTCGTGGGGCAGGACGAGGCGCTACACGCCATCGCTCGCGCCGTCAAGCGCAACAAAGCGGGGCTCGTAAACGAAAACCGCCCAATCGGAAGCTTTTTGTTTTTGGGCCCTACCGGCGTCGGCAAGACCGAGAGCGCAAAGAGCTTAGCGAGGTTTTTATTCGATGATGAGCGAGCGATGATCCGCTTTGATATGAGCGAGTATATGGAAAAACACAGCGTTTCGCGCTTGCTCGGCGCGCCTCCTGGATACGTGGGCTACGATGAGGGCGGACAGCTTACCGAAGCGGTGCGAAGAAAGCCCTACTCGGTGCTACTTTTTGATGAGATCGAAAAGGCGCACAAGGACGTTTTTAACATCCTGCTTGGAATTTTAGACGACGGACGTGCAACCGATAACAAGGGCGTTACGGTCGATTTCAAAAACACGATCATCATCCTAACGAGCAATATCGGCTCGGCTAAGATTATGGAGCTTGACGCCAAAAATGCGGACAAGCCGCGCGAGGTTGCGCTTGCCGAACGCGAGGAGGCGGTAAAGAGCGAGCTGAAGAATTATTTCAAGCCCGAATTTATCAACCGTCTGGACGACATCGTGATCTTCAACGCCCTAAGCGAGGACGATCTCATCAAAATCGTGGGCATTATGTTTAAGAGTCTGCAAAAAACGCTCGCAAACCGCGGCATTAGCGCGAGCTTGAGCGAAAATGCCAAAAAGCTCATCGCCTCGGCGGGCTTTGATATCGAATACGGCGCAAGACCACTACGAAGGGCGCTTTACGACCTGGTGGAGGATAAGATCGCCGATATGATCCTAAGCGACGAGATCAAAACCGGCGATCGGATCGAAATAGGCGCGCGTGACGGCGAGATCGAGATAAAGAGGGTGAAGTAA
- the purQ gene encoding phosphoribosylformylglycinamidine synthase I, whose product MKVAIVNFPGTNCERDSKYAFDKLGCETQIIWHKETDINADLIVLPGGFSHGDYLRTAAIAKFSPVMQAILDHARKGGYILGICNGFQMLLELGLLAGAMNKNINLSFISKFHHLRVVSNDNKFLHCCDKGEILNIPIAHGEGNYYAPADTLKSLYDEDCVLLKYCDENGADLNPNGSVDAIAGVCDKNKKIFGLMPHPERAIEPILGGTDGEKMLKGLIC is encoded by the coding sequence ATGAAGGTAGCGATCGTCAATTTCCCAGGCACCAACTGCGAGCGCGACAGCAAATACGCCTTTGATAAGCTTGGTTGCGAAACGCAGATAATCTGGCATAAAGAAACCGACATAAACGCCGATCTGATCGTGCTTCCCGGCGGCTTTAGCCACGGAGATTATCTGCGAACCGCGGCGATTGCTAAATTTAGCCCCGTAATGCAAGCGATACTTGATCACGCGCGAAAGGGCGGCTATATTTTGGGTATCTGCAACGGCTTTCAGATGCTTTTGGAGCTAGGCTTGCTCGCAGGCGCGATGAATAAAAATATAAATTTAAGCTTTATCTCAAAATTTCACCATCTGCGCGTCGTTTCAAACGATAATAAATTTCTGCACTGTTGCGATAAGGGCGAAATTTTAAATATCCCGATTGCGCATGGCGAGGGCAACTACTATGCGCCTGCAGATACGCTAAAGTCGCTATACGACGAGGATTGTGTGCTGCTAAAATATTGCGACGAAAACGGCGCGGATCTAAATCCGAACGGCTCAGTGGACGCAATCGCCGGGGTTTGCGATAAAAACAAAAAAATTTTCGGCCTGATGCCGCATCCTGAGCGCGCGATAGAGCCTATTTTGGGCGGCACGGACGGAGAGAAAATGCTAAAAGGCTTAATTTGCTAA
- a CDS encoding S41 family peptidase — MGFIFSLFLGVSFFTGNLQAREVNATKKPDSEKTRLEALAKLTKTLAIVENNYVDEMTFSELVDKTISGLMNNLDAHSSYMDEKAFNDTKVQTEGEFGGLGIQVGMKDGALTVISPIEGTPADKKGIQANDVILRIDGNATFGITIDDAVSKMRGKPKTKITLTIVRKGVSKPFDVEIVRDIIKVESVYAKMIEDDKILYLRVTNFDQHVVPDASKFIKEHKDAKGIILDLRNNPGGLLDQAIGLVNLFVSKGLIVSQKGRAKNETEAHNADPKKKITDLPLVVLVNGGSASASEIVSGSLQDLKRAVLVGEKTFGKGSVQVILPIEDKEALRLTIARYYLSSGRTIQAVGVTPDLIVAPGKVPSRDEDEFSLKEADLKKHLQGELAKVETKKKDAQKKDEKNFITVEQINNDIQLKTAIDAIKILNIK; from the coding sequence TTGGGATTTATTTTCTCTTTATTTTTAGGCGTTAGTTTTTTTACCGGAAATTTACAAGCCAGAGAGGTCAATGCGACTAAAAAACCAGACAGCGAAAAAACGCGTCTGGAGGCGCTAGCAAAGCTTACCAAAACGCTTGCGATCGTCGAAAACAATTACGTCGATGAGATGACCTTCTCGGAGCTCGTGGATAAGACGATCTCGGGGCTTATGAATAACCTCGACGCGCACTCAAGCTACATGGACGAAAAGGCGTTTAACGACACGAAAGTCCAGACCGAAGGCGAGTTCGGCGGGCTTGGAATTCAGGTGGGTATGAAAGACGGCGCTCTGACCGTCATCTCGCCTATCGAGGGCACTCCGGCGGATAAAAAGGGCATTCAGGCTAACGACGTGATCTTGCGTATCGACGGCAACGCGACCTTCGGCATCACGATCGACGATGCGGTCTCAAAAATGCGCGGCAAGCCGAAAACTAAAATCACTCTAACGATCGTGCGCAAGGGTGTTAGCAAGCCTTTCGACGTCGAGATCGTCCGCGACATAATCAAAGTAGAATCGGTCTATGCTAAGATGATCGAGGATGATAAAATTTTATATCTGCGCGTTACGAATTTCGACCAGCACGTAGTTCCGGATGCAAGCAAATTTATAAAAGAGCATAAAGACGCCAAGGGCATTATTTTGGATCTGCGAAACAACCCAGGCGGGCTTTTGGATCAAGCGATCGGGCTTGTAAATTTATTCGTCAGCAAAGGGCTTATCGTCTCTCAAAAAGGACGCGCGAAAAACGAAACCGAAGCGCATAACGCCGATCCTAAAAAGAAGATCACCGATCTACCGCTTGTGGTTTTGGTCAATGGCGGCAGTGCAAGCGCGAGCGAGATTGTAAGCGGATCGCTTCAAGATCTAAAGCGCGCCGTGTTAGTTGGTGAAAAAACTTTTGGCAAGGGAAGCGTGCAGGTAATCCTGCCGATAGAGGATAAAGAGGCTCTGCGGCTTACCATAGCGCGATACTATCTATCAAGCGGTCGCACTATCCAAGCGGTGGGTGTGACGCCTGATCTCATAGTGGCGCCGGGCAAGGTGCCGAGTCGCGACGAGGATGAATTCTCGCTAAAAGAAGCCGATCTCAAAAAGCACCTGCAAGGCGAGTTAGCCAAGGTCGAGACCAAGAAAAAAGATGCTCAGAAAAAGGATGAGAAAAATTTCATCACCGTAGAGCAGATTAATAACGATATCCAGTTAAAAACCGCAATAGACGCGATAAAAATTCTAAACATCAAGTAA